In Haloimpatiens massiliensis, the following are encoded in one genomic region:
- a CDS encoding flavin reductase family protein: MTKEIFKGSAMLNPVPVVLITCKNKEGKINVFTVGWIGTACTKPPMITVAIRPERLSYDYIKETREFVVNLPSKDMVNIVDFCGVRSGRDLDKIEKFNLKLSNSKNVDVPILEDCPISLECKVMSITPLGTHDLFLAEVLAVHVEDNIIDSNGKIHYEKANLISYCHGEYYPMPSKSIGKFGFSVQKKKRKPSKRKKHTLQATNRTCL; encoded by the coding sequence ATGACTAAAGAAATTTTTAAAGGAAGTGCTATGTTAAATCCTGTACCAGTAGTATTAATAACCTGTAAAAATAAAGAAGGTAAAATTAATGTTTTTACTGTAGGTTGGATAGGAACAGCTTGTACCAAGCCTCCTATGATTACTGTGGCCATACGACCTGAAAGACTTTCCTATGATTACATAAAAGAAACGAGAGAATTTGTGGTTAATTTGCCTTCAAAAGATATGGTTAATATAGTAGATTTCTGCGGAGTACGTTCAGGTAGGGATTTAGATAAAATAGAAAAATTCAATCTTAAACTTTCTAATTCTAAAAATGTGGATGTGCCCATATTAGAAGATTGTCCTATTTCTCTAGAGTGTAAAGTAATGTCTATAACTCCTTTAGGAACTCATGACCTTTTCTTAGCTGAAGTATTGGCTGTTCATGTAGAAGACAATATTATAGATTCTAACGGTAAAATTCACTATGAAAAAGCTAACTTAATAAGTTATTGTCACGGAGAATATTATCCTATGCCATCAAAGTCCATAGGTAAATTTGGCTTTTCTGTACAAAAGAAAAAAAGGAAACCAAGTAAACGAAAAAAACACACTCTCCAAGCCACAAACAGAACTTGCCTATAG
- a CDS encoding ComEC/Rec2 family competence protein — MYNRPLIYYLFFMVVGSVAFLISLKSSILSVIFIFLIIIPFFFTLDYKKFFFVNICFLILGMICFNLYFNVQVSKEECFRVTEKKMGVFTANFKGRRIYLCGNTGGLKEGMKVCVQGDYVKNIDYEKGIIGQFFIKNYYVKKTDIIYKMHVFKEKIYNKYIEILGKDKSSIMMALCCGDSKYLSYDKKKDYAKLGIVHVLCVSGFHISIVYKMLEKIFKEKIGAAATFVYVIFTGMKASALRAYIMIVICKFSKKLYKKYDALSAISLAAIILISIRPYYILDIGFNLSFLATFGILLYSKKIMRCLYKLPSFLNEIISISLSAQVFTLPYIAFTINDVSISFLLGNIFLMPIYSIAIILGNLAMIFVYFTRLFNSICYILYTALTAIQGGNKILLELSPPLLKLNEYYGVAILVFYLHYSLIKNSIKEEFIN, encoded by the coding sequence TTGTATAATAGGCCGCTTATTTATTATCTATTTTTTATGGTAGTAGGTTCTGTTGCATTTTTGATATCATTAAAAAGCAGTATTTTAAGTGTTATTTTTATTTTTTTAATAATTATTCCTTTTTTCTTTACATTAGACTATAAAAAATTCTTTTTTGTGAATATATGCTTTTTAATTTTAGGAATGATTTGTTTTAATTTATATTTTAATGTGCAAGTATCTAAGGAAGAGTGTTTTAGAGTTACAGAGAAAAAAATGGGTGTTTTTACTGCTAACTTTAAAGGAAGAAGAATTTATTTATGTGGTAATACTGGTGGACTAAAAGAGGGAATGAAGGTTTGTGTACAAGGAGATTATGTGAAGAATATAGATTATGAAAAGGGCATAATAGGCCAGTTTTTTATAAAAAATTATTATGTTAAAAAAACAGATATAATATATAAAATGCATGTGTTTAAAGAGAAGATATATAATAAATACATAGAAATATTGGGGAAAGATAAAAGTTCTATAATGATGGCATTATGCTGTGGTGATAGTAAGTACTTGTCCTACGATAAGAAGAAAGATTATGCTAAATTGGGTATAGTGCATGTACTTTGTGTTTCTGGATTTCACATATCCATAGTATATAAGATGCTTGAAAAAATATTTAAAGAAAAGATTGGGGCAGCAGCCACATTTGTATATGTAATTTTTACTGGAATGAAAGCATCAGCACTAAGGGCATATATAATGATAGTTATATGCAAATTTTCTAAGAAATTGTATAAAAAATATGATGCTTTATCAGCTATTTCTCTAGCTGCTATTATATTGATTTCTATAAGACCTTATTATATATTGGACATAGGCTTTAATCTTTCTTTTTTAGCCACTTTTGGAATACTCCTGTATAGTAAAAAAATAATGAGATGCCTATATAAACTTCCTAGTTTTTTAAATGAAATTATAAGTATATCTCTCAGTGCTCAAGTATTTACTTTACCATATATAGCTTTTACTATAAATGATGTAAGCATTAGCTTTCTACTAGGAAATATATTTTTGATGCCTATATATTCTATAGCTATAATATTAGGTAATTTAGCTATGATTTTTGTATATTTTACAAGGTTATTTAATAGTATATGCTATATTTTATATACAGCACTTACTGCAATACAGGGAGGAAATAAAATACTATTAGAATTGTCACCACCACTATTAAAATTAAATGAATATTACGGGGTAGCAATATTAGTGTTTTACTTACATTATTCATTGATAAAAAACTCCATAAAAGAAGAATTTATTAATTAA
- a CDS encoding cation-transporting P-type ATPase: MDWYNYTWNYVVKTLNSDIYYGLKEEQILKSREEYGDNRIEKPINKNIWLLILEELKNVFLIIFIVNIIILIYSKNYIWATFITLCFVVNIGIIVKLEKDRFKGLNQIDKLNTYNVQTIRNGKDMIIPAQDLVVGDIVCLNKGNIVPADIRLIKGNNLKVKENSVTGENYIMDKYETKIEERDISLSQMNNILFRSSYIAQGEGIGIVVTTGMKTQIGNIVHMSFKDENREVHFKKDLFNKLNSITYIWIAFMLLELFLGFKKYTDLEGVVSNLGKNLSIYTASPILIVLVMAYTYTIFKLKKQGMVLKNISSLYGIGNVNIVAFEKMGTLSQEAMEFKNIYINGELKEVPSVQFKFDEDIERLISIAVLCSSGKHSALKEIERETLEEAELMEFCKVYNIYKTSLEVKYPKIAEIPMDPIRKTVVTINKVDENFRANVKGFLDYILERCTHIRLNGVEREITKDDIAKIKNINLKLCGECLNVVALASRAFSYEPSLNENIESNLVFEGLLAFNNPLKDDYEDILNYYGMNCIKPIFLTKDNKLTAYSIGRKVKLVTKVDQVLSGVEISYMNEEQLEYSIGKVSIFSNIDDKSKARTAEMLKQKGYNLAMVGKNLKDLSYLTHCYVSMALGEGCSNTLKKLCHVFAEKFNLESCKVLINSSKSFKNFFNDAILYFTYIFICEGVNISLFNVLNINHVLPIYFYLYINLVTVPIMGIAILKEVNSEEHKWREEEKLNILNKNVLKAIIGGALPVLTFNVLQYISSDFIDDVYLVLLNFLIVLMGLHFKEKESKLFKNKISNILFLVCILLPFLTFLV; encoded by the coding sequence ATGGACTGGTATAATTACACGTGGAATTATGTAGTAAAAACATTGAATAGTGATATTTATTATGGATTGAAGGAAGAACAAATTTTAAAGTCTAGAGAAGAATATGGAGATAATAGGATAGAAAAACCTATAAATAAGAATATTTGGTTATTGATTTTAGAAGAATTGAAGAATGTCTTTTTAATTATTTTTATAGTAAATATTATAATTTTAATTTATAGTAAAAATTATATTTGGGCAACTTTCATAACATTATGTTTTGTGGTGAACATAGGAATAATAGTAAAATTAGAAAAAGATAGATTTAAGGGATTAAATCAAATAGACAAATTAAATACATACAATGTGCAGACTATTAGAAACGGTAAGGATATGATAATCCCAGCACAAGATTTAGTGGTTGGTGATATAGTTTGTTTAAATAAAGGTAACATAGTACCAGCAGATATAAGACTTATTAAGGGAAATAATTTAAAGGTTAAAGAAAATTCTGTAACTGGTGAAAATTATATAATGGACAAGTATGAAACCAAGATTGAAGAAAGGGATATATCTCTTTCTCAAATGAATAATATATTGTTTAGGTCTTCCTATATAGCACAAGGGGAAGGCATTGGTATAGTAGTTACCACTGGAATGAAAACACAAATTGGTAATATAGTACATATGTCATTTAAAGATGAAAATAGGGAAGTACATTTTAAAAAAGATTTGTTTAATAAACTAAACTCAATTACATATATATGGATTGCATTTATGCTGCTAGAATTATTTTTAGGATTTAAAAAGTATACGGATTTAGAAGGGGTAGTTAGCAACTTAGGAAAAAACTTATCCATATATACAGCTAGTCCCATATTGATAGTTTTAGTTATGGCTTATACATATACTATATTTAAATTGAAAAAACAGGGTATGGTTTTAAAAAATATATCTTCTCTTTATGGAATAGGTAATGTAAATATAGTGGCTTTTGAAAAAATGGGAACATTATCTCAAGAGGCCATGGAGTTTAAAAATATATATATAAATGGAGAACTAAAGGAAGTACCTAGCGTTCAGTTTAAATTTGATGAAGATATAGAAAGACTTATTTCCATAGCTGTTTTATGTAGTAGCGGAAAACATTCTGCTCTAAAGGAAATTGAAAGAGAAACATTAGAAGAAGCAGAGCTTATGGAATTTTGTAAAGTTTATAATATATATAAGACTTCTTTAGAAGTTAAATATCCTAAAATTGCAGAAATACCCATGGATCCTATTAGAAAAACTGTAGTTACAATAAATAAAGTAGATGAAAACTTCAGAGCTAATGTAAAAGGATTTTTAGACTATATATTAGAAAGATGTACACATATAAGGTTAAATGGTGTAGAGAGAGAAATAACTAAAGATGATATCGCTAAAATAAAAAATATAAATTTAAAGTTATGTGGAGAATGTTTGAATGTAGTTGCCTTAGCTTCAAGAGCTTTTAGTTATGAACCTAGTTTAAATGAAAATATTGAAAGTAATTTAGTTTTCGAAGGACTTTTAGCTTTTAATAATCCATTAAAGGATGATTATGAAGATATATTAAATTATTATGGAATGAACTGCATAAAACCTATTTTTTTAACAAAAGACAATAAACTTACAGCTTATTCTATAGGTAGAAAAGTTAAGTTAGTGACAAAAGTAGATCAGGTTTTATCAGGAGTAGAGATAAGTTATATGAATGAAGAACAGCTAGAATACAGCATAGGCAAGGTAAGTATATTTTCAAATATAGATGATAAATCTAAAGCAAGAACAGCAGAAATGCTTAAGCAAAAAGGATATAATCTAGCTATGGTTGGAAAAAATCTTAAGGATTTGTCGTATTTAACACACTGCTATGTATCTATGGCTTTGGGGGAAGGATGTAGTAATACTCTAAAAAAATTATGTCATGTATTTGCTGAAAAGTTTAATTTGGAAAGTTGTAAGGTCTTAATAAATAGCAGCAAAAGCTTTAAAAACTTTTTTAATGATGCCATATTATATTTTACTTATATTTTTATTTGTGAAGGGGTCAATATTTCTCTTTTTAATGTGTTAAATATAAATCATGTATTACCTATATATTTTTATTTATATATAAACCTAGTAACAGTGCCTATTATGGGTATAGCTATTTTAAAAGAAGTTAATTCAGAAGAACATAAGTGGAGAGAGGAAGAAAAATTAAATATTTTAAATAAAAATGTTTTAAAAGCTATAATTGGGGGAGCTTTACCAGTGTTAACTTTTAATGTATTACAATATATATCCAGTGATTTCATTGATGATGTTTATTTAGTACTTTTAAATTTTTTAATAGTATTAATGGGGTTACATTTTAAGGAGAAGGAAAGCAAATTATTTAAAAATAAAATATCTAATATTCTATTTTTAGTATGTATTTTACTTCCGTTTTTAACGTTTCTAGTATAA
- the rpsT gene encoding 30S ribosomal protein S20 — MANIKSAKKRIKVLETKTLRNKMIKSALKSQIKKFETAIAKNNLEEAKVQYTATAKALDMATSKGILHKNKASRKKSRLAAKLAQLSA, encoded by the coding sequence ATGGCAAACATTAAATCAGCTAAGAAAAGAATAAAAGTATTAGAAACTAAAACTCTTAGAAATAAGATGATAAAATCTGCTTTAAAATCCCAAATTAAAAAGTTTGAGACTGCAATAGCAAAAAATAATCTTGAAGAAGCTAAGGTTCAATATACAGCTACTGCTAAAGCTTTAGATATGGCTACATCTAAAGGTATATTACATAAGAACAAAGCTTCAAGAAAGAAATCTAGATTAGCAGCAAAATTAGCTCAATTATCTGCTTAA
- the gpr gene encoding GPR endopeptidase, translating to MFSIRTDLAVEAREIYKQKNNKDMPGVEVREYEENNVKVTRVTVVDETGEKAMGKPKGDYITIDMPEFAHYDADTKDYISKVLAKELSTLVKLDDSMTAMVVGLGNEKVTPDALGPKVVSQLMITRHLKQLVPNEIDEGIRPVCAMAPGVLGTTGIESSEIVRSVVDKVKPNLVICIDALASRKLQRVNSTIQIGSTGISPGSGVGNRRMELSEKTLNVPVIAIGVPTVVDAATMANDTIDLVVDALINQSETGSKFYNMLKDLNKNEKQKLIQEVLDPYVGNLMVTPKEVDMVVESVTKIVANGINIALQPALELKDINKYLA from the coding sequence ATGTTTAGTATAAGAACAGATTTAGCAGTAGAAGCTAGAGAAATATATAAGCAGAAAAATAATAAAGATATGCCAGGAGTAGAGGTAAGAGAATATGAAGAAAACAATGTAAAGGTCACAAGAGTTACGGTAGTGGATGAAACTGGTGAGAAGGCCATGGGAAAACCTAAAGGGGACTACATAACTATAGATATGCCAGAGTTTGCACACTATGATGCAGATACAAAAGATTACATAAGTAAGGTACTTGCCAAGGAACTATCAACTTTAGTTAAATTGGATGACAGTATGACAGCTATGGTAGTAGGACTTGGAAATGAAAAAGTAACTCCAGATGCCTTAGGGCCTAAAGTAGTTTCACAATTAATGATAACAAGACATTTAAAGCAACTTGTTCCTAATGAAATAGATGAAGGTATAAGACCTGTTTGTGCAATGGCACCAGGAGTTTTAGGGACTACAGGTATAGAAAGTAGTGAGATAGTAAGGTCTGTGGTGGATAAGGTAAAGCCCAATTTGGTTATATGCATAGATGCACTAGCTTCTAGAAAACTTCAGAGGGTTAATAGTACTATCCAAATAGGAAGCACAGGTATATCACCAGGTTCTGGAGTTGGAAATAGGCGAATGGAGTTAAGTGAGAAAACATTAAATGTTCCAGTAATAGCTATAGGTGTTCCTACAGTAGTTGATGCAGCTACCATGGCAAATGATACCATAGATTTAGTAGTGGATGCATTAATAAATCAATCAGAAACTGGAAGTAAATTTTATAATATGTTAAAAGATTTAAATAAAAATGAAAAACAGAAACTTATACAAGAAGTATTAGATCCATATGTAGGAAACTTAATGGTAACACCAAAAGAAGTAGATATGGTAGTGGAATCTGTAACGAAGATAGTTGCTAATGGAATAAATATAGCATTGCAACCAGCATTAGAGCTAAAAGATATAAATAAGTATTTAGCATAG
- the holA gene encoding DNA polymerase III subunit delta, which yields MILKLFELEKKIKANDIKGAYLFCSTDSKLIRDTINSIKDRVLEKNFMEFNYIKIDGSKLESMDSIINACETLPFMSDKKLIEIYNFKLLGKDKDEGIIKELREYLKNIPPESILIMYYSLETEREKPSKNFNKLSGVSGVCGCKLDKLKGMELQKRTKEMFEKRGKKIERSHLSFFCSVVDNNINVVENEVEKLCAYTEGREITKRDIEEILPQKGENDIFNLVDFLSRKNINKAIDILNELIYKGEAITVILSMIERQFRLLLNLKLGIKAGKTKEELTKELRLHPYVCENMMKQSTSFKEQQLKNILNSCIESEKKIKSSSVDNKVELELLIMNTLIA from the coding sequence ATGATTTTAAAATTGTTTGAACTAGAAAAAAAGATAAAAGCTAATGACATAAAAGGTGCATACTTGTTTTGCAGTACTGATAGTAAATTAATAAGAGACACCATAAATAGTATAAAGGATAGAGTTTTAGAAAAGAATTTTATGGAGTTCAACTATATAAAGATAGATGGAAGTAAATTGGAAAGTATGGATTCTATAATAAATGCCTGTGAGACATTGCCTTTTATGAGTGATAAAAAATTAATTGAGATTTATAATTTTAAACTTTTAGGAAAGGATAAAGATGAGGGGATTATAAAAGAGCTTAGAGAATATTTAAAGAATATTCCACCTGAATCAATACTTATAATGTATTATTCTCTAGAAACTGAAAGGGAAAAACCATCTAAAAATTTTAATAAGCTTTCAGGTGTAAGTGGCGTTTGTGGATGCAAACTAGATAAATTAAAAGGTATGGAGCTTCAAAAAAGAACAAAAGAAATGTTTGAGAAGAGAGGAAAAAAGATTGAAAGAAGTCATTTGAGTTTCTTTTGTTCTGTGGTAGATAATAATATAAACGTAGTAGAAAATGAAGTGGAGAAATTATGTGCTTATACAGAAGGAAGAGAGATTACTAAAAGAGATATAGAAGAAATACTTCCTCAAAAAGGAGAAAATGATATATTTAATTTAGTAGATTTTCTTTCTAGAAAAAACATTAATAAAGCGATAGATATATTAAACGAACTTATATATAAGGGGGAAGCTATTACAGTAATTTTAAGCATGATAGAAAGACAGTTTAGGCTTCTTTTAAATTTAAAACTAGGTATAAAAGCAGGAAAGACAAAGGAAGAATTAACTAAAGAATTGAGACTTCATCCTTACGTTTGTGAAAATATGATGAAACAAAGTACTAGTTTCAAAGAGCAACAATTAAAAAATATTTTAAATTCTTGTATAGAATCAGAGAAAAAAATAAAAAGCTCATCTGTAGATAATAAAGTAGAGTTGGAACTTTTAATTATGAATACTTTAATAGCATAA